In Mesorhizobium sp. M9A.F.Ca.ET.002.03.1.2, the DNA window ATGGCGCCCATCGGCCCGGCAAAGCCGGCAGCGGGCGTGACGGCGACAAGGCCGGTAACAGCGCCCGAAACCGCGCCAAGCATGGACGCTTTGCCGCGCAGCAGCGTTTCAAGCACGATCCAGGTCACTGCCGCCGCCGCTGTGGCGACGAAGGTGTTGATCATCGCCAGCACTGCGTAAGCGTTGGCTTCGAGGTTCGAACCGGCGTTGAAGCCGAACCAGCCGACCCACAGCAGCGAAGCGCCGACCATGGTCAGCGTCATCGAGTGCGGCGCCATGATGTCCTTATTGTAGCCGATGCGCTTGCCGATCATGAGCGCACCGACGATGCCGGCGATACCCGCATTGATGTGAACGACCGTGCCGCCGGCGAAGTCGACGGCACCGAAGCCGAAGATGAGTCCGGACGGGTCGCCATAAGCGCTCGGGCCGCCCCAGAACCAGACCATGTGCGCGATCGGGAAGTAGACGAACGTCACCCACAGGATGGTGAAAAGGATCACAGCGGAGAACTTGATGCGTTCGGCGAAGGCGCCGACGATCAGGGCGGGGGTGATGCAGGCGAAGGTCATCTGGAAGATGACGAACACCAGTTCGGGAATGGCAACGCCCTTGGTGAAGGTTTCCGACAGCGTCGTCACGTCGACGCCGGCCAGAAACATCTTGGAAAGGCCGCCGACGAAGGCGTTGCCGGGGGTGAAGGCAAGGCTGTAGCCGTAGAAAACCCAGACGATCATGACCACGCTGGTGATGGTGAAGACCTGCATCAGCACCGACAGCATATTCTTGGCGCGAACCAGGCCGCCGTAGAAAAGGGCAAGGCCGGGAATGGTCATCAACAGCACCAGCACGGTGGAAACCATCATCCACGTCGTGTCGCCCTTGTCGACGGTGAAGGCCGGCGCTGCTGGCGCTGCCGCTTCGGCGGCAGGAGCTGCTTCCTGTGCGAAAGCGGCAATCGTGCCCAACGCTCCAAGCGTGAACGCGCCCAGCAGCGCGGTGCGCGCCGCTGACTTCAAAGTAGAAGGAATATTCATTGAACTCTCCATTGGAATACGTGTCCGCAGCTCAAAGCGCGTCGGTGTCTGTTTCGCCGGTGCGGATGCGCACCGCCTGGTCGATGCCGAAAACGAAGATCTTGCCGTCGCCGATCTGACCGGTCTTGGCCGCTGCGGTGATGGCTTCGACAGCCTTGTCGACCATGTCCAGGCCGACCGCGACTTCGATCTTGATCTTCGGCAGGAAGCTGACCGCGTATTCCGCCCCGCGATAAATTTCCGTGTGTCCCTTCTGACGCCCGTAGCCTTTGACTTCGGTGACGGTCAGGCCCTGGATGCCGACTGCGGTGAGCGCTTCGCGCACCTCGTCGAGCTTGAACGGCTTGATGATTGCCATCACGATTTTCATAAGGTTTCACCCTTTGCTGTTGCGGGTCCCCCGCGTTTGCACGACTTCGCCGATCCCCAAGAGAGCCGGAGAGTGCCAGCTAGGATTCAAGCTCCGTGCCAGTTGCCGAAGCAGCTCATTAACCTGTTGTAAACAAAGAAGTTGAGGGGTGTTCAGCAGCCGGCTGTTCACTGTCGCGGCAATGCGCGTGATTAAAAATAGGCAATTTTTGAAAAATGCCTATTCGGCGGGCGGCCGCTTCAGGCGGATCAGCCCTTCCTGGGCAACCGAGGCGATCAACGTGCCGTCGCGGGCGAACAGCGACCCGCGGGTAAACCCCCGCGACCCTTGCGTCGACGGGCTGTCTTGCGTGTAGAGCATCCAGTCGTCGAGCGGATGGCTGCGGTGGAACCACATGGCGTGATCGAGGCTCGCCGCCTGGATGTCGCTATCGAAAATGGCGCGGCCATGCGCAAAGGTCGACGTATCGAGCAGCGTCATGTCGGAAAGATAGGCAAGCACGGCCGCCTGCGTGGCGCGATCGGCCGGAACCGGG includes these proteins:
- a CDS encoding ammonium transporter codes for the protein MNIPSTLKSAARTALLGAFTLGALGTIAAFAQEAAPAAEAAAPAAPAFTVDKGDTTWMMVSTVLVLLMTIPGLALFYGGLVRAKNMLSVLMQVFTITSVVMIVWVFYGYSLAFTPGNAFVGGLSKMFLAGVDVTTLSETFTKGVAIPELVFVIFQMTFACITPALIVGAFAERIKFSAVILFTILWVTFVYFPIAHMVWFWGGPSAYGDPSGLIFGFGAVDFAGGTVVHINAGIAGIVGALMIGKRIGYNKDIMAPHSMTLTMVGASLLWVGWFGFNAGSNLEANAYAVLAMINTFVATAAAAVTWIVLETLLRGKASMLGAVSGAVTGLVAVTPAAGFAGPMGAIVLGIVATCGCYFFVSVVKNKFGYDDSLDVFGIHCIGGIIGALGTGILVNPALGGAGIVDYSTADFAAGYAGTATQLWSQFKGVLVTVLWSGIGSAILYKIVDMIVGLRPTADAEREGLDLTSHGEAAYHP
- a CDS encoding P-II family nitrogen regulator, with the protein product MKIVMAIIKPFKLDEVREALTAVGIQGLTVTEVKGYGRQKGHTEIYRGAEYAVSFLPKIKIEVAVGLDMVDKAVEAITAAAKTGQIGDGKIFVFGIDQAVRIRTGETDTDAL